The following proteins come from a genomic window of Methanosarcina sp. MTP4:
- a CDS encoding winged helix-turn-helix domain-containing protein: MKSKLLDTLFFSEKRKNLLLFLADGPKSSGEIKEAFDFPWKSMIPQIKQLLKTGLVEKEGDMYRLSGMGPVVVANMKHLLGTLELYEENMDYWKEHELSSLPPFLRERIHELERCRVIPLKNESILLQNRVLNSILASGRVRLFFSAFYSELPFFYSELLERKIETGIIISEAAFKDMQEELLEDKNSPELKNSLFGTLFKGYRKETGKLLDRENRDIFVYTGTRLPAAVLLTDDLLSVVLYGKNGVLTNQYLLCQEPGALKWGEELFMYYMNNSKRVCDYEAIRN, from the coding sequence ATGAAATCAAAGCTACTGGACACCCTATTCTTTTCGGAAAAAAGAAAGAACCTGCTGTTGTTCCTTGCCGATGGCCCGAAAAGTTCCGGGGAAATTAAGGAAGCTTTCGATTTTCCCTGGAAATCCATGATCCCGCAGATTAAGCAGCTCCTGAAAACCGGGCTGGTCGAAAAGGAAGGCGATATGTACAGGCTTTCTGGCATGGGTCCCGTAGTGGTTGCAAACATGAAGCACCTGCTCGGGACTCTGGAGCTTTACGAAGAGAATATGGATTACTGGAAGGAACATGAGCTCAGTTCCCTTCCCCCTTTCCTGAGAGAAAGAATCCATGAACTGGAGCGGTGCCGGGTTATCCCTCTCAAAAACGAAAGTATCCTGCTCCAGAACAGGGTACTGAACAGCATCCTGGCTTCAGGCCGGGTCAGGCTCTTTTTTTCAGCCTTTTACTCCGAACTTCCGTTTTTTTATTCCGAACTCCTGGAAAGAAAGATCGAGACCGGGATCATAATCAGTGAAGCCGCTTTTAAAGACATGCAGGAGGAACTGCTTGAAGACAAAAATTCCCCTGAGCTGAAAAACTCCCTTTTCGGGACCCTTTTCAAGGGGTACAGAAAAGAAACAGGCAAACTCCTGGACCGGGAAAACCGGGACATTTTTGTATATACAGGGACCAGACTTCCTGCGGCAGTCCTGCTGACCGATGACCTTCTTTCGGTTGTGCTTTACGGGAAAAACGGGGTACTGACAAATCAATACCTGCTCTGTCAGGAACCTGGAGCTTTGAAATGGGGAGAAGAATTATTTATGTACTACATGAACAATTCAAAGCGGGTTTGTGATTACGAAGCAATCCGGAATTAA
- a CDS encoding methanogenesis marker 8 protein — translation MPHIMELLGKTRVVVKDGKVVEVGEPEVDWCPLFAKIRGIQKITGEEAKKNMEFRIKDFGMFTDKRKLELEDFVGFGASEVMMTGLSRGLLDTTVTACDGAGTVISNNPTLVQGMGGRMSGLVETEPIDGIINGIQERGGIVLDPSTAVMDPVAGVKKAAELGYKKIAVTVAFADTAKKCRELEAELGLDLVVIAVHVTGLDREEAQALVENSDIATSCASKPVRDLVKPLAQVGTAVPLFALTQKGKELVIERAKDIKTPLLINTMALPVLPEHKQPRDLI, via the coding sequence ATGCCTCACATAATGGAGTTACTGGGAAAAACAAGAGTCGTCGTAAAAGACGGGAAAGTCGTGGAAGTCGGAGAGCCGGAAGTCGATTGGTGCCCCCTTTTTGCCAAGATTCGCGGGATCCAGAAGATCACCGGCGAGGAAGCAAAGAAGAACATGGAGTTCAGGATAAAGGACTTCGGGATGTTCACCGACAAGCGCAAGCTGGAGCTTGAGGACTTTGTAGGGTTCGGAGCCTCCGAAGTCATGATGACCGGGCTTAGCAGAGGCTTGCTTGACACAACCGTGACCGCCTGCGACGGCGCAGGGACCGTGATTTCCAACAACCCCACCCTTGTCCAGGGCATGGGAGGCAGGATGTCCGGCCTTGTCGAGACCGAGCCAATCGACGGTATCATAAACGGTATCCAAGAACGCGGCGGAATCGTGCTCGACCCCTCGACTGCCGTAATGGACCCTGTTGCAGGAGTGAAAAAGGCAGCTGAGCTTGGCTACAAGAAGATTGCAGTAACCGTTGCCTTTGCCGATACCGCTAAAAAATGCAGGGAACTCGAAGCCGAACTCGGGCTTGACCTTGTGGTTATCGCCGTACACGTAACCGGACTTGACAGGGAAGAAGCCCAGGCTCTTGTTGAAAACTCGGACATCGCAACCAGCTGCGCCTCAAAACCCGTCAGGGACCTCGTAAAGCCCCTCGCGCAGGTAGGGACTGCCGTTCCGCTTTTTGCCCTTACCCAGAAGGGGAAGGAGCTTGTGATAGAAAGAGCAAAAGATATCAAAACCCCGCTCCTGATCAATACGATGGCTCTTCCGGTGCTGCCGGAGCACAAGCAGCCCAGGGACCTGATTTAA
- a CDS encoding potassium channel family protein, giving the protein MLPYLITFVMFLRSLYELIKKPETRALLSSVAFVLILGTYVFHNVEGWSWLDSLYFSVITLTTVGYGDFSPQTDVGKIFTMIYIFVGLGILFGFVDVIGEHIVNKRVEHIEKRRERREQRREQR; this is encoded by the coding sequence ATGCTCCCTTACTTAATCACATTTGTGATGTTTCTGAGATCGTTATACGAACTGATTAAAAAACCGGAGACTCGTGCCCTCTTATCTTCCGTGGCTTTTGTCCTTATTCTCGGGACTTATGTATTCCACAACGTCGAGGGTTGGAGCTGGCTTGACTCTTTGTATTTTTCAGTAATCACACTGACGACTGTGGGGTACGGAGACTTTTCTCCGCAAACGGATGTGGGTAAAATTTTTACGATGATTTATATCTTTGTAGGGCTGGGAATTCTGTTCGGGTTTGTTGATGTTATCGGGGAGCATATTGTGAACAAGAGGGTGGAACACATTGAGAAGAGGAGAGAGAGAAGAGAACAGAGAAGAGAACAAAGATAA
- a CDS encoding methanogenesis marker 8 protein, whose translation MPHIMELLGKARVVVKDGKVVEVGPPEVEWCPLFDKLRGIRKITAEEVRKNIEFRISDFGLFTDKRQLLELDTYVAFGASEVMMSGLRRGFLETTVTACDGAGTVISGNPPLVQGIGGRMSGLIETEPIAKTIKGIRENGGTVLDPSGAAIDPAGGVRKAAEMGYKRIAVTIADAKTAKNCREIEAELGLDLIVIAVHVTGVSREEARELLENSDIVISCASKHIRELAKPLVQVAVAIPLFALTQKGKELVIERAKDIERPVLINTMELPVVPGEKQPKGLV comes from the coding sequence ATGCCTCATATAATGGAATTATTGGGGAAAGCCAGGGTAGTCGTAAAAGACGGAAAGGTCGTAGAAGTTGGGCCTCCGGAAGTAGAATGGTGCCCCCTCTTTGACAAGCTGAGGGGAATCCGAAAGATTACTGCCGAAGAAGTCAGGAAAAACATCGAATTCAGGATCAGTGACTTTGGACTGTTCACCGACAAACGCCAGCTCCTCGAACTTGACACCTATGTGGCTTTCGGAGCCTCCGAAGTAATGATGAGCGGCCTTCGTCGAGGCTTCCTTGAAACAACCGTAACCGCCTGCGACGGCGCAGGGACCGTGATCTCCGGTAACCCTCCCCTTGTCCAGGGGATCGGAGGCAGGATGTCCGGCCTGATCGAAACCGAACCCATTGCCAAAACCATCAAAGGAATACGGGAAAACGGCGGGACTGTGCTCGACCCCTCAGGTGCAGCCATCGACCCTGCAGGCGGGGTAAGGAAAGCCGCTGAAATGGGGTACAAAAGGATCGCAGTAACTATAGCAGACGCAAAAACCGCCAAAAACTGCAGGGAAATAGAAGCCGAACTCGGGCTTGACCTGATCGTGATTGCAGTCCATGTAACAGGGGTCAGCCGGGAAGAAGCCAGGGAGCTTCTGGAAAACTCGGATATCGTAATAAGCTGCGCTTCCAAACATATCAGGGAGCTTGCAAAGCCGCTTGTCCAGGTGGCAGTTGCGATTCCGCTTTTCGCTCTCACTCAGAAAGGAAAGGAGCTTGTGATTGAGAGGGCAAAGGATATCGAAAGGCCGGTTTTGATTAATACTATGGAGCTGCCGGTTGTGCCGGGGGAGAAGCAGCCGAAGGGATTGGTTTAA
- a CDS encoding potassium channel family protein, which produces MLSIFITLLLFLKTLKNQLKNEELQTLLVIVGLILILGTFFYHNIEGWTWLDSFYFSVITLTTVGYGDFSPQTDPGKVFTMVYIFCGLGILSGFATVIGKQIVAHRLEKVGKAKPEGKESEK; this is translated from the coding sequence ATGTTATCTATTTTCATCACTTTACTGTTGTTTCTCAAGACCTTAAAAAACCAGCTTAAAAATGAGGAATTGCAGACCCTTTTAGTTATAGTAGGGCTAATTCTTATTCTGGGTACTTTCTTTTACCACAACATCGAGGGCTGGACCTGGCTTGACTCATTCTATTTTTCGGTAATAACCCTGACAACCGTGGGATATGGAGACTTTTCCCCTCAAACGGATCCGGGAAAAGTTTTCACAATGGTCTACATCTTTTGCGGGCTGGGAATCCTCTCCGGTTTTGCCACTGTAATTGGAAAGCAGATCGTTGCTCACAGGCTGGAAAAGGTGGGGAAGGCAAAACCGGAAGGGAAAGAGTCAGAAAAGTAA
- a CDS encoding MTH865 family protein produces the protein MAVKDEIHGQIVAGLKDAKFPINTPGELLAAFPAGADTTCKAGDIEVTAGEAGKLLTEADFPFKDAKQVADTIVGRAGL, from the coding sequence ATGGCTGTAAAAGATGAAATTCACGGACAGATCGTTGCAGGTCTTAAGGATGCAAAGTTTCCCATAAACACACCCGGAGAATTGCTTGCTGCTTTCCCTGCGGGAGCAGACACCACATGCAAAGCCGGGGATATTGAAGTTACTGCGGGAGAAGCAGGCAAATTGCTCACTGAAGCGGATTTCCCGTTCAAGGATGCAAAACAGGTTGCAGACACAATAGTCGGAAGGGCGGGGCTTTAA
- a CDS encoding META domain-containing protein: MSAFSPGSTEQEETPLEPAEITPSEPEIISVDDITSIEWQWTGLLETDPVAQSVVPDPENYTLSLFPDGTYSIKADCNRGSGSYTLEGNTLTLGPGPMTLAACGPDSLYDQYVTLLFNVKSVAMENGQLIVYSGDNGDKMFFSNGGQVEE; encoded by the coding sequence TTGAGTGCCTTTTCACCTGGCAGTACTGAGCAGGAAGAAACTCCACTTGAGCCTGCCGAAATCACCCCTTCTGAGCCTGAAATCATTTCGGTTGATGACATTACCAGCATCGAATGGCAGTGGACAGGACTTCTTGAAACCGATCCAGTCGCTCAATCAGTGGTCCCTGACCCTGAAAACTACACTCTTTCTCTCTTTCCGGACGGCACATATTCCATCAAAGCCGACTGCAACCGGGGCAGTGGAAGCTACACCCTGGAAGGAAACACCCTGACATTAGGGCCAGGCCCGATGACTCTTGCCGCATGCGGACCCGATTCATTGTATGACCAGTATGTAACGCTGCTGTTCAATGTGAAGTCAGTAGCAATGGAGAACGGTCAGCTTATCGTCTACTCCGGGGACAACGGTGACAAAATGTTCTTCAGCAATGGAGGACAGGTCGAAGAGTAA
- a CDS encoding winged helix-turn-helix transcriptional regulator — protein MEFEPEPRKKLYELIRDSPGIHLRELERRLDLVVGSLQYHLHYLEKNNLISHFKDEEYVRYFVNKRIPEKREREMIYFLRRKGCRHILINLLQSPDTNNKELSTAVGLSPSTVSWHLNKMVKSGIIEKDRTGQRCNLKIVDPDLTARLLISYKDCFPDRLLENFIEMWNFGDSKK, from the coding sequence ATGGAATTTGAACCTGAACCAAGAAAAAAGCTTTACGAACTGATAAGAGATTCCCCGGGAATTCATCTAAGGGAGCTCGAAAGGCGGCTGGATCTGGTAGTGGGCAGCTTGCAGTACCACCTTCACTATCTCGAAAAGAATAACCTGATTTCGCATTTTAAAGATGAGGAATACGTCCGATATTTCGTAAATAAAAGGATTCCCGAAAAGCGTGAGAGGGAAATGATCTATTTTTTAAGGAGGAAAGGCTGCAGGCATATCCTGATAAACCTGCTCCAGAGCCCCGACACGAACAATAAGGAACTGTCTACCGCAGTCGGGCTCTCCCCCTCAACTGTTTCATGGCACCTCAATAAGATGGTAAAGTCCGGTATCATTGAAAAGGACAGAACAGGGCAAAGATGTAATCTCAAAATTGTAGACCCGGACCTTACTGCCAGGCTGCTTATATCCTACAAAGACTGTTTTCCCGATAGGCTTCTTGAAAACTTCATCGAAATGTGGAATTTTGGGGACAGTAAAAAGTGA
- a CDS encoding hydrophobe/amphiphile efflux-3 (HAE3) family transporter has protein sequence MLVLLSFQGAQYIEMASGTDTQVSKDSQLYKDYDHLFLNTFSTESIVVMVEGNDVETVDLMKAADRLEHQVENIPGVTTVSSPASVMKQINYAKTGRSRIPDSDPEVWEMIDSYPEYFESLVLDDTHMLIAIGIEGSSTDQEQEDIINNVEIASKEADFPPGYNLIITGRPSLMLDINSEMGKSMGVLLGIAGILMVIVLFLVFRHVRWGLLPLPVVLLGIVFTFGFMGYAGVPMTMVSMSAFPVLIGIGIDYAIQFHNRMEEEIRGGKNSAQALVYTVKHTAPAVLIALTMTALGFVSLFTSVVPMIQDFGKLLLIGVIMCYLSSLFFGLVTLYTFDWIAQKNLFGMFKKGGRRKGENGFDEGLEDLSVSVSAGHEPGAIEKTLKKLTGYTLKYSTVILVVALLTCSAGLYADRSIPIQTDTNTFIPQDMPSLINFKHMQSIMPGSGDHLNVILKVEDNSDPELLEWMDEFSLHEVASRSHIYSATSIVDLVKERNGGTIPGTSEEIQAIYEEIPESQKEIYLEGGQLLHIDLDIGTAMADLEITGIEELREIVKEDIGWMQPPPGVTVTITGDSVVIIDMIDGLTNGRSQMTLLGVFLVLMGLLVVYRDLVKALSPIIPMIIVIGWSGLVMAGMGIAYNPMTAVMGALILGVGSEYSILMMERYFEEKNAGMDPVDAIYQAVSTTGTALIASGATTVFGFSALIASPFPMISSFGLVTVIDVLLAMLVTFVIFPPLIILMDTHRGKATEIFAKILRKNSYSEPVSV, from the coding sequence ATGCTGGTCCTGCTCTCTTTCCAGGGAGCCCAATACATCGAAATGGCGTCCGGGACCGATACCCAGGTGTCAAAGGATTCGCAGCTGTACAAGGACTATGACCACCTTTTCCTGAACACCTTCAGTACGGAAAGCATTGTTGTGATGGTGGAAGGAAACGATGTTGAAACAGTGGACCTTATGAAGGCCGCCGATAGGCTGGAGCATCAGGTAGAGAATATCCCCGGGGTTACTACGGTCTCAAGCCCTGCTTCCGTCATGAAGCAAATTAATTATGCAAAAACCGGGAGGTCCAGAATTCCCGATTCTGATCCGGAAGTCTGGGAGATGATAGATAGCTATCCTGAATATTTCGAGTCACTCGTGCTTGATGATACCCATATGCTCATAGCTATCGGGATCGAAGGAAGCAGCACGGACCAGGAGCAGGAAGACATTATCAATAATGTGGAAATCGCCTCAAAAGAAGCCGATTTTCCTCCGGGCTATAACCTGATTATCACAGGCAGGCCTTCTCTTATGCTTGACATTAACAGTGAAATGGGAAAGAGTATGGGCGTACTGCTCGGGATTGCTGGGATTTTGATGGTAATCGTCCTTTTTCTTGTATTCAGGCATGTCAGGTGGGGACTGCTCCCGCTCCCCGTTGTCCTGCTGGGGATAGTCTTCACTTTCGGGTTTATGGGATATGCAGGGGTGCCCATGACAATGGTTTCCATGTCCGCATTCCCGGTGCTGATAGGGATCGGGATTGACTATGCTATCCAGTTCCACAACAGGATGGAAGAGGAAATCCGAGGAGGCAAAAATTCGGCTCAGGCCCTTGTTTATACGGTCAAGCACACCGCACCCGCCGTCCTGATTGCCCTAACAATGACGGCCCTTGGTTTTGTTTCTCTGTTTACCTCTGTCGTCCCCATGATCCAGGATTTCGGAAAACTCCTGCTCATAGGGGTAATCATGTGTTACCTTTCTTCACTCTTTTTCGGGCTGGTTACCCTCTACACTTTTGACTGGATAGCTCAGAAAAACCTGTTTGGGATGTTTAAGAAGGGGGGGCGCAGAAAAGGGGAAAATGGCTTCGATGAAGGGTTGGAGGATTTATCCGTCTCCGTCTCCGCAGGACATGAACCCGGAGCAATTGAAAAAACCCTGAAAAAACTGACTGGCTATACCCTGAAATACTCCACCGTAATTCTCGTAGTAGCGCTTTTGACCTGTTCCGCGGGGCTGTATGCCGACCGTTCTATTCCGATCCAGACCGATACCAACACCTTCATTCCCCAGGATATGCCTTCCCTGATCAACTTCAAGCATATGCAGAGTATCATGCCGGGGTCAGGGGACCACCTGAACGTCATTCTGAAAGTTGAGGATAATAGCGATCCCGAACTGCTGGAGTGGATGGACGAATTTTCCCTGCATGAAGTAGCAAGTAGGTCGCACATCTACAGCGCCACAAGTATCGTGGACCTGGTAAAGGAAAGAAATGGCGGGACAATTCCCGGAACTTCAGAGGAAATACAGGCAATATATGAGGAGATTCCCGAAAGTCAGAAGGAAATATATCTCGAGGGCGGGCAGTTGCTCCACATTGACCTGGACATAGGGACTGCAATGGCCGACCTTGAAATTACGGGAATCGAGGAATTACGGGAGATTGTCAAGGAAGATATTGGATGGATGCAGCCGCCTCCCGGGGTCACTGTTACGATCACGGGGGATTCCGTGGTTATCATTGATATGATTGACGGGCTTACAAATGGCCGGAGCCAGATGACCCTGCTTGGGGTTTTCCTGGTACTGATGGGCCTTCTGGTGGTTTACAGGGACCTCGTAAAGGCCCTCTCCCCCATTATCCCCATGATAATCGTGATTGGCTGGTCAGGCCTGGTCATGGCGGGCATGGGTATTGCGTATAACCCGATGACTGCGGTCATGGGTGCCCTGATCCTTGGGGTCGGGTCCGAGTATTCGATTCTGATGATGGAACGTTATTTTGAGGAAAAGAATGCCGGAATGGATCCTGTGGACGCAATCTACCAGGCAGTGTCTACCACCGGAACAGCCCTTATTGCATCAGGGGCCACAACCGTGTTTGGGTTTTCAGCCCTGATAGCCTCCCCGTTCCCGATGATCAGCAGTTTCGGGCTGGTCACGGTTATTGACGTCCTCCTGGCAATGCTTGTGACCTTCGTGATCTTCCCGCCCCTGATTATCCTGATGGACACCCACCGGGGAAAGGCTACGGAAATTTTTGCGAAGATTCTAAGGAAAAACAGCTATTCTGAACCTGTAAGTGTCTGA
- a CDS encoding ABC transporter ATP-binding protein — MIEVKGLSKSYGKIKAVDSVDLSVKKGELFGLLGPNGSGKTTMIKMLTGQIKPDSGSLRVHGVDVLEAPLKVRELVGVIPEQETPPSFLTAEEYLYFVAKIRKLEGYEEACERWFEFFDFGEQKNVLCKDLSRGTRQKLMFAQAFLHEPELAIIDEPLINLDPVMQRKVKDFLRGYVKNGGTVFISTHILEIAKEICSSIGIIYKGKLVHSGRMDSPELDDRNLEDFFLKLVGKPGESQLNTGTGAGIHGNHGNLSKINQAETDETEIIA; from the coding sequence ATGATTGAGGTAAAAGGTCTCTCAAAATCTTATGGGAAAATAAAAGCAGTGGACAGCGTGGACCTCTCCGTTAAAAAAGGGGAACTTTTCGGGCTCCTGGGCCCAAACGGCTCCGGGAAAACCACCATGATAAAAATGCTCACGGGTCAGATAAAACCGGATTCCGGTTCCCTGAGGGTACACGGGGTGGACGTCCTGGAAGCTCCTCTGAAGGTCCGGGAGCTTGTGGGGGTAATCCCTGAACAGGAAACCCCGCCCAGTTTCCTGACTGCTGAAGAGTACCTGTATTTCGTTGCAAAAATCAGAAAGCTGGAAGGATACGAGGAAGCCTGTGAGCGCTGGTTCGAGTTTTTCGATTTCGGAGAGCAGAAAAACGTGCTCTGCAAAGACCTTTCCCGGGGTACCCGCCAGAAACTGATGTTTGCCCAGGCTTTCCTGCACGAGCCGGAACTTGCAATCATCGACGAGCCCCTGATCAACCTGGACCCGGTTATGCAGCGGAAAGTAAAGGATTTCCTCCGGGGTTACGTGAAAAACGGAGGCACGGTTTTCATCTCCACCCATATCCTGGAAATCGCAAAGGAAATCTGCAGCAGTATCGGGATCATCTATAAAGGCAAACTCGTCCATAGCGGGCGCATGGACAGCCCCGAACTGGATGACCGGAACCTTGAAGATTTCTTCCTGAAACTGGTGGGAAAGCCCGGGGAAAGCCAGCTGAACACCGGCACTGGCGCCGGAATTCACGGGAATCACGGGAACCTGTCCAAAATAAATCAGGCAGAAACGGATGAAACAGAAATAATTGCATGA
- a CDS encoding AI-2E family transporter — MALSANRYVWRFLFAISVVFSGFFAVLFYFQDIFIVLILGAILLLISEKLLSGFNRVMDRFPNLNRKAIGFSLILLSLFAVVVLISSQMDEIAALLAEAAKVQQDFTGGASALFGSESRFTKLTNSGVIKPGDLQEVGNAIFTEFTGIISKISYYLFAGALIIPLMFSMYFRHRNKLASYIGEYAPPKHAEIIDRGLKDMGRELEDFFSAKMIESSVVGLICCIGFYLAGVDGWFFLGVLAGFLNIIPYIGPIIGAIPPIIVGYLTSPETAILVAGTVLAAQLVDNFYLIPFMISEKVNINPLLSVVLTLAASKLLGPLGMVFAIPIFIIYKIIITESYKALIKIYPDEELRLEE; from the coding sequence ATGGCACTTAGCGCTAACAGGTACGTATGGAGGTTTCTGTTTGCAATCTCCGTAGTTTTTTCAGGTTTTTTTGCGGTCCTGTTTTATTTCCAGGACATTTTCATAGTCCTTATTCTCGGGGCTATCCTGCTCCTGATCAGTGAAAAATTACTCTCCGGCTTCAACAGGGTAATGGACAGGTTCCCGAACCTGAACCGGAAGGCTATAGGTTTTTCCCTGATCCTTCTTTCCCTGTTTGCTGTTGTGGTTCTCATCAGCAGCCAGATGGACGAGATAGCCGCCCTGCTTGCCGAAGCTGCAAAAGTGCAGCAGGACTTTACGGGCGGGGCTTCCGCGCTTTTCGGGAGCGAATCGAGGTTTACAAAGCTAACGAATTCCGGAGTTATCAAACCCGGCGACCTGCAGGAAGTAGGCAACGCCATCTTTACCGAATTTACCGGAATCATATCAAAAATTTCATATTATCTCTTTGCAGGAGCCCTCATAATTCCCTTGATGTTCAGCATGTATTTCAGGCACCGGAATAAGCTTGCCAGCTACATCGGCGAATATGCTCCTCCGAAACATGCCGAGATTATCGATAGGGGTTTAAAGGACATGGGAAGAGAGCTTGAAGATTTCTTCAGCGCAAAGATGATCGAAAGTTCTGTTGTGGGCCTGATCTGCTGCATAGGTTTTTATCTTGCAGGAGTTGACGGCTGGTTTTTCCTGGGAGTCCTGGCAGGTTTCCTGAACATCATCCCCTACATCGGCCCGATAATAGGGGCGATTCCTCCCATAATTGTGGGCTACCTGACCAGCCCGGAAACAGCTATCCTGGTAGCAGGCACGGTTTTAGCTGCCCAGCTTGTGGACAACTTCTACCTTATCCCCTTCATGATCTCCGAAAAGGTAAACATCAACCCCCTCCTGAGTGTGGTCCTGACCCTGGCCGCTTCCAAGCTGCTCGGCCCCCTGGGGATGGTATTTGCAATTCCGATTTTCATCATATACAAGATAATAATTACCGAGTCTTACAAAGCACTGATTAAAATTTATCCTGACGAGGAATTACGGCTTGAAGAATAA
- a CDS encoding META domain-containing protein produces the protein MKLKNTSVGLVLLLTIGLMAAAVFSLGCAEQEAPAETIPEDADQAAVEEEEVEEEEVEQVEIEQEEAGMEEPEMEEPGIDEAEQEGSEKEGDEQEEVEATLAEEITDIEWQWIELQEPGISGKTEVSNPEDYTIVFSRHGTYSIKADCNRGGGSYTLEGNSLTLGAGPMTLAECGPLSLYDQYVTLLSDVNSVEMENGQLILYSGSEDNRMIFTNGGVIEGI, from the coding sequence ATGAAACTCAAAAATACATCCGTAGGTCTTGTTTTACTTCTTACCATCGGGCTTATGGCTGCGGCTGTTTTTTCGCTGGGCTGTGCAGAGCAGGAAGCCCCTGCCGAAACTATTCCTGAAGATGCCGATCAGGCAGCGGTTGAGGAAGAAGAGGTTGAGGAAGAAGAGGTTGAGCAGGTAGAGATAGAGCAAGAAGAAGCCGGAATGGAAGAACCTGAAATGGAAGAGCCTGGAATAGATGAGGCAGAGCAAGAAGGAAGCGAAAAAGAAGGGGACGAACAGGAAGAGGTTGAAGCAACTCTGGCTGAGGAAATTACTGACATCGAGTGGCAGTGGATCGAGCTTCAGGAGCCGGGGATCTCAGGCAAAACAGAAGTGTCGAACCCTGAGGACTACACTATTGTTTTTTCCAGGCATGGTACGTATTCCATCAAAGCCGACTGCAACCGTGGCGGAGGAAGCTATACGCTTGAAGGAAACTCTCTTACACTGGGGGCAGGCCCGATGACGCTTGCCGAATGCGGACCCTTATCATTGTATGATCAATATGTTACGCTGCTCTCCGACGTAAATTCAGTGGAAATGGAAAACGGCCAGCTCATCCTTTATTCCGGGAGTGAAGACAACAGGATGATCTTTACCAATGGGGGAGTGATTGAAGGGATCTGA